One genomic window of Eisenibacter elegans DSM 3317 includes the following:
- a CDS encoding Fur family transcriptional regulator has translation MSENYAQIKHHLAEKGLKVTQQRIVIYEALCALGTHPTAEELWAEVRPRNPSISLGTVYKTLDTFAEVGLIQKVPTANHIVRYEANLTQHNHIYCTNTQEIIDFEHEELQALLHCFFEKNRVKNLHIKSITLQISGEKIDPNARVLIQTPNA, from the coding sequence TTGTCCGAAAATTACGCACAAATCAAGCATCACCTAGCCGAAAAAGGGCTGAAAGTTACCCAACAGCGAATTGTAATTTATGAAGCGCTATGTGCTTTGGGTACACACCCTACTGCTGAAGAATTGTGGGCAGAAGTACGTCCTAGAAATCCTAGTATCTCTTTGGGAACCGTTTACAAGACTCTAGATACTTTCGCAGAAGTAGGATTAATTCAGAAAGTACCGACAGCCAACCATATTGTTCGGTATGAAGCCAATTTAACCCAACATAATCACATCTATTGCACCAATACACAGGAGATTATTGATTTTGAGCACGAAGAACTACAAGCATTGCTGCATTGTTTTTTTGAAAAAAATCGTGTAAAAAATCTACATATAAAATCAATCACCTTGCAAATCAGTGGAGAAAAAATAGACCCTAATGCTAGGGTGCTTATTCAAACTCCCAATGCTTAA